In a genomic window of Neisseria flavescens:
- a CDS encoding DUF4149 domain-containing protein, producing MNLLYKIIQTAATMWLGMQLTAGYVTAPILFRLLPKMQAGEIAGILFAITALCGLVIFGAAYAFFRKQLASLSWWILVLWLLLACNHLLVTPVIEAHKYGLDNWLLSLVGGTFGVWHGLSSIIFLICTILAAICVWKWPKPN from the coding sequence ATGAATCTACTGTACAAAATTATCCAAACTGCTGCCACCATGTGGCTCGGTATGCAGCTGACAGCAGGCTATGTTACTGCCCCCATCCTGTTCCGCCTCCTACCAAAAATGCAGGCGGGAGAAATTGCCGGTATTTTATTTGCCATTACAGCACTATGTGGCTTGGTTATTTTTGGCGCAGCCTATGCCTTTTTCAGAAAACAGCTGGCCTCACTTTCTTGGTGGATCTTAGTACTTTGGCTACTATTAGCCTGCAACCATCTTTTGGTTACGCCGGTTATCGAAGCACACAAATATGGGCTGGATAACTGGCTGCTGTCCCTAGTAGGTGGAACATTCGGCGTTTGGCACGGCTTATCCAGTATCATCTTTTTGATTTGTACGATACTGGCAGCCATCTGCGTATGGAAATGGCCCAAACCAAACTAA
- a CDS encoding OmpA family protein, whose amino-acid sequence MTKQLKLSALFVALVASGTAMASEAHTKHGYTVSSKSQEIVRNNYGECWKNSYFDKATQGRVECGDREAVAPVQQAPEYVDETVSLSTKTLFGFDKDNLRPEAQENLDALAQRLSNKDVQTVRVEGHTDFMGSEQYNQALSERRANVVANYLVGHGVASSKISAVGLGESQAQMTATCEAEVAKLGKKVSKAKKRAALIACIEPDRRVDVKIRSVVTRQVAPGQTIEGQGELPASDEGWIPAPYNGVHGYAKP is encoded by the coding sequence ATGACCAAACAGCTGAAATTAAGCGCATTGTTCGTTGCCTTGGTTGCCTCTGGCACCGCTATGGCCAGCGAAGCGCACACCAAACACGGTTACACCGTAAGCAGCAAATCTCAAGAAATCGTCCGTAACAACTACGGCGAATGCTGGAAAAACAGCTACTTCGACAAAGCTACCCAAGGCCGTGTTGAATGTGGTGATCGTGAAGCAGTTGCTCCTGTACAACAAGCTCCTGAGTATGTTGATGAAACTGTTTCCCTGTCTACTAAAACTCTGTTCGGCTTCGATAAAGACAACCTGCGTCCTGAAGCTCAAGAAAACCTGGACGCTTTGGCTCAACGCCTGAGCAACAAAGACGTACAAACCGTACGTGTTGAAGGTCACACTGACTTCATGGGTTCTGAGCAATACAACCAAGCTCTGTCTGAGCGTCGTGCTAACGTAGTTGCTAACTACTTGGTAGGTCATGGCGTTGCTTCTAGCAAAATCTCTGCAGTAGGTCTGGGCGAATCTCAAGCTCAAATGACTGCTACTTGTGAAGCTGAAGTTGCTAAACTGGGCAAAAAAGTTTCTAAAGCTAAGAAACGTGCTGCTCTTATCGCTTGTATCGAACCTGACCGCCGCGTTGATGTTAAAATCCGCAGCGTTGTTACTCGTCAAGTTGCTCCAGGCCAAACTATCGAAGGTCAAGGCGAATTGCCTGCTTCTGATGAAGGTTGGATCCCAGCTCCTTACAATGGCGTTCACGGTTACGCTAAACCTTAA
- a CDS encoding CysB family HTH-type transcriptional regulator produces MKLQQLRYALEVYRHNLNVSEAADALFTSQPGISKQIRLLEEELGIQIFIRSGKRVVSVSQPGKAVLEISERILRDVQNIKNIGSEFTDHDSGSLTIATTHTQARYALPKIVAEFVKNHPKVNLTIKQGSPSAIAQMVSSGEADLAIITERIDDHPELGKLPCYEWNHAVIVPHDHPLLDCRNPVSLEDLASFPLVTYEFAFNSGSSIARTFNKAHIEQPDVALSAADTDVLKTYVRLGLGVGLMAKMAYDPVVDQDLQLIDAAHLFEPSPTWIALRTDTYLRGYAYDFIQMFAPKLTREVVDRILYTPVVEDFSI; encoded by the coding sequence ATGAAACTGCAACAATTACGTTATGCCCTTGAGGTTTACCGACACAATCTGAATGTCTCCGAAGCCGCCGATGCGCTTTTCACATCCCAGCCCGGCATTTCCAAACAAATCCGCCTGCTTGAAGAAGAATTGGGTATCCAAATTTTTATCCGCAGCGGCAAACGTGTGGTTTCCGTTTCACAACCGGGCAAAGCCGTATTAGAGATTTCGGAACGGATTTTGCGTGATGTACAAAACATTAAAAATATCGGCAGCGAGTTTACCGATCATGACAGCGGCTCGCTGACCATCGCGACAACGCATACCCAGGCGCGTTATGCTTTGCCCAAAATCGTTGCGGAATTTGTCAAAAACCACCCTAAAGTCAATTTGACCATCAAACAAGGCAGCCCTTCTGCCATTGCGCAAATGGTCAGCAGCGGCGAAGCTGATTTGGCAATTATTACTGAACGCATTGACGATCATCCTGAATTGGGCAAACTGCCCTGCTACGAATGGAACCATGCCGTCATTGTTCCGCACGACCACCCTCTTTTAGACTGCCGCAATCCTGTAAGCCTTGAAGATTTAGCTTCTTTTCCGCTGGTTACTTACGAATTTGCTTTTAATTCCGGCAGCAGCATCGCGCGTACATTTAATAAAGCGCATATTGAGCAACCTGATGTTGCCTTATCGGCTGCCGATACGGATGTACTGAAGACGTATGTCCGCTTAGGCTTGGGCGTTGGTTTGATGGCTAAAATGGCGTACGATCCCGTTGTCGATCAAGATTTACAGCTTATTGATGCGGCACACTTATTTGAACCGTCGCCTACTTGGATAGCCTTACGCACCGATACCTATCTGCGTGGTTACGCGTATGACTTTATCCAGATGTTTGCACCGAAACTGACCAGAGAAGTAGTTGACCGTATTCTGTACACGCCGGTTGTTGAAGACTTTTCAATTTAA
- a CDS encoding helix-turn-helix domain-containing protein, with protein MSKYTLHFKYQAVLHYLHIRSQQRTADHYGISRTNLRRWIRAYQEGGIGALEHPQSKTMPQHRKNPFIADKPDHEKTQAELIEELCYMRAKVAYLKELKALSKKQTEKDKAKPSKH; from the coding sequence ATGAGCAAATATACATTACACTTCAAATACCAAGCCGTACTCCACTACCTGCACATACGCAGTCAACAGCGTACCGCAGACCACTACGGCATTTCCCGAACCAACCTGCGACGATGGATACGCGCCTATCAAGAAGGCGGCATCGGCGCACTCGAACATCCCCAATCCAAAACCATGCCCCAACACCGCAAAAACCCCTTCATCGCCGACAAACCCGACCACGAAAAAACACAGGCAGAGCTTATCGAAGAGTTGTGCTATATGCGCGCAAAGGTTGCCTACCTAAAGGAGTTAAAAGCCCTCAGCAAAAAACAGACCGAAAAGGACAAAGCCAAACCGTCCAAACACTGA
- a CDS encoding IS3 family transposase translates to MLYARKGCLPKGVKSPQQKTDRKGQSQTVQTLRAQHPLKYLLHIANLPKSSFYYHHQDRPDPNEADKALIAEIYERHKGRYGQRRIAAALGWNRKKVARLMRQLGLKALIRAKKAYRHPAMGEISEHLLKRRFKARKPNEKWLTDVTELKGKDGKLYLSPILDLFNREIIAYAMSRRADSEMVKEMLEKAAPRLTDKGTMLHSDQGVLYRTAGYRELLAEYFMVQSMSRKANCWDNAPMESFFAVLKTECFYRAGELTVDELMKQIDDYMDYYNRERCSLKLKKLSPVAYRTRLTQSA, encoded by the coding sequence GTGCTATATGCGCGCAAAGGTTGCCTACCTAAAGGAGTTAAAAGCCCTCAGCAAAAAACAGACCGAAAAGGACAAAGCCAAACCGTCCAAACACTGAGGGCGCAACACCCGCTCAAATACCTGCTGCACATCGCAAACCTGCCCAAAAGCAGCTTTTACTACCATCATCAGGACCGACCCGACCCCAATGAAGCCGACAAAGCCCTTATCGCCGAAATCTACGAACGGCATAAAGGACGCTACGGGCAAAGGCGCATTGCAGCAGCATTAGGTTGGAACCGCAAAAAAGTGGCGCGGCTGATGAGGCAGCTAGGACTGAAAGCCCTCATACGGGCAAAAAAAGCCTACCGCCATCCCGCCATGGGCGAAATATCGGAACACCTCCTCAAACGCCGGTTCAAAGCCCGAAAGCCCAACGAAAAATGGCTGACCGACGTGACCGAACTCAAAGGAAAGGACGGCAAACTGTACCTCTCGCCGATCTTGGACCTGTTCAACCGCGAAATCATCGCCTACGCCATGAGCCGCAGAGCCGACAGTGAAATGGTGAAGGAAATGCTCGAAAAAGCGGCACCCCGGCTGACTGATAAAGGAACGATGCTTCATTCGGACCAAGGTGTGCTGTACCGTACGGCGGGGTATAGGGAATTGCTTGCGGAGTATTTCATGGTTCAAAGCATGTCGCGAAAGGCGAATTGTTGGGACAATGCACCGATGGAAAGCTTCTTTGCGGTGCTGAAGACGGAGTGTTTCTACCGTGCAGGGGAATTGACGGTGGATGAATTGATGAAACAGATAGATGACTATATGGATTACTACAACCGCGAGCGTTGCAGTTTGAAATTGAAAAAGCTGAGTCCTGTCGCATACAGAACCCGGCTTACACAGAGTGCCTGA